The genomic region GCGGAGCCGGGAAGCGGCGGGGCCGTGGGCGGAGGATGTGCGTCAgccgggggcagcgccggggctgGGAacggccccgccgcgccggaCGCTTGGTCGTGGAGGGGGAGGGGGGCGTGACAGGGCCGGTGGGGAGGGGGGTGAACCgggagagctggggcaggacCCCCGCCATGGGGACCGTGCCCGTGCGGGATCCCCCGGCTGTTCCCCCGGCAGCTCCGGGGATGTGCCCCGGACACCGGCACGGCCCCCCCGGCCAGGATCGCGCGTGGGCGGCTCTGGCCCCACGCCAGGCGCCGGTCGCGGTATAAATAGCGCCGAGCCACGCAGGGCCGGACCCGGGCGTGGGCCGTGACACCCCGCCGCCTCCCTCCCAAGGAAGGGACCCCTGTGCTGCGGGCGAGGGGCTTCAGCATCCCCCCAGCCCATCCGAGAAACCTCCGTCCGCTCCCGTTCTCGCTGCTCCAGGGCGCCGCTGGGGTGCTCACCCCAAAGCCTATCGATGGCAGCGTGTGCGTGCCGGTGACACCAAGTGCCCGCCCTTCGCAAGGGCTCCCGGCACCGGTGGGGACTGCCGGGACAGCGGTGCCGGTACCCGGAGCATCTCCGCGCCCCGTCAGGTTGTCACCCAAACGGGGGATGCTGCGAGCGCTGCCCGCGGGACCTGCGGGATTCAGGGTGTCCAACACCGAGCACCGTGTCCCCTCTTCGGGGGGTTCTGCTTCTCCCACGGACCCCCCTTCCCCCGTGCCACGCGTGTCCTCCCCGGTCCCTGCCGGGGCTGCAGGACCCCCGATGCCGCTGTGCGGGGCGCCGCTCCCGTCCCGCTGCTCCGGTACCggggggggaaagaaggggGGCCGGCGCTGCCGCCCCCGCCGCTGTCCCCCCCCCGCGCTCGGCGGGGGCGGCAGCCGCGGGATCCGCCCCCGGGGCCTCCCACGCGCGGCGCAGCCGGGGCCGCTGCTATTTCACGGTCCCGCCCGTGTGGGCGGCGCGCAGagcggcgcggcgcggcggaGGGAgcgcgcccggccccggccgcgggACCCCCCGAGCCCCGGCACCCCCCGGACCCCCGGCTAGAGCCGGCCCCGGAgcccccccgcccctccccggccgcccggcggggcgggcggagcggaCGGAGGCGGTTCCAGGCGGCGGTGAGCAAGCGGCGGACGGCGGGAGGGGACGGGGCACCGGGGGGCACCGGGCAGGGCGGGAGTCCCGGGGAACGTGGCcatggtggcactggggggatCGTAGCGGGAGGGAGCAGCGGGGGACAccgggcagggcggggggcCCACGGGGTGTTGGCCACGGGGCTCCGGGCGGGTCCGGGGCGCCGAGATGCACGGGGAGAGGATGGTCCCGATGGGACCGGGGGCACCGCGGCACCAGGGGGTACAGGGCGGGGTAGGGGGGTTCGTGGGGGGATGGCCTCGATGGGACCGTGGGAGCACAAAGGGACCGTGGGGACGGCGGGGGGATGGGACACCGGGGGTCACCGGGCAGGGCAGAGAGCCCGGGGAAGGGATGACCCTGGTGGGTCTGGGAGGAATAGGGGGTGGATGGAGCACAGGGTGGGTTCGGGGCACTGGAGGGCACGAAGCAGGTGCAGGGAGGCTGGGGGAGGATGGCCCTGGTGGGACCGGGGTGGAGATGGGGGCACCGAGCGGGGCGGGGTCACCAGGGAAGGATGGCCGTGATGGGATCCAGGGGACCGCAGGTGAACAAGGCACGGCAGGGCGGGGGGCCTGGGGGATGTTTGCCAATGGTGAGATCGGCACTGGCACAttatccctggggctgggagggctgggggaagcCCCACGTGTGTCCTGCCCCGTGTGAGGACCTGGTGTGGAGGGGTGGAcagaggctgagcacagcccagggtaGGGCGtaggggctgggatggaggtgACCCCACTCGTGTCTGTGTCATgtccaggggctgtggctgcagggaccGTCCCAGCCCGGAGCACATGGGTGGGACTGAGTGCCCCCGTGGGGTTTAGGGACACTAGAACACCCACACATGGGAGTTCTCCGTCTGCCCTTTACCCCCAGGCCCCAGGGCGGGGAGGGGGTTTCTCCTGCGTGTCCGTCCATCCCGGTGGTGAGTCCGTCTGTCCTCTGTCCACCCCAGGCTCGCCATGGCCCTGCCCCGCACgctgggggagctgcagctgtaCCGGGTGCTGCAACGCGCCAACCTGCTGGGCTACTATGAGACCTTCATCCAGCAAGGGGGGGACGACGTGCAGCAGCTCTGCGAGGCGGGCGAGGAGGAGTTCCTGGAGATCATGGCGCTGGTGGGCATGGCCACCAAGCCCCTCCACGTCCGCCGCCTCCAGAAGGCCCTGCGTGAGTGGGCCTCCAACCCGGGGCTCTTCAGCCAGCCTGTCTCGGCTGTCCCGGTCAGCAGCATCCCGCTCTTCAAGCTCTCTGAGACCGGCGGGCGCAAGGCGCTCAGCAATGGGCACGCCAGTCCCGGCGAGGCCGCGGGCAAGGGGAGTGGCAGCGCCGGGACACCCCCGGCCCGCAGCCCCACGGAGCCAGGGGAGAAGCTGTCACCGTCAGCGGCTCCACCGTGGCCGGGAAGGAGCACCCCCGAGTCGGAGGGTGGTGGGGATGAGGAGCCGGGGgttcctcccttctccccggGCGGGAGCAGCGGGGAGCAGGCGGTGGGCACGGAGCTGGAGCCGGAGTTGGCACGGACGGTGGTGGAGAGCGTGGAGcggctgctgcagagctgcccccgGGGCGGCGAGGCCGAGCTGCGGGCGCTGATGAAGCTCAACAAGAAGCTGGCCAAGGCTGTGGGGCACATCTTCCAGCTGGAGGATGGTGACCggcagaaggaggaggagatccGCCGGCACAGCGCGATCTACGGCCGCGGCGAGGCTCGGCGCCGTGAGGGCAAGCAGCTCACCCTGCACGAGGTGGGCTCCGTGCTTCAAGTTCCTGGCATGTGCTGGGTTGGGACAGGGACCGGGGCAGCTCTGAGGGTGTGCATGGGTTGGGATTCGAGGTCTGCTCCCACGCAGGTGGCATCTGCCAAGCCTGGATGTGGCGTTGCCTTAGCCGAGGGTCGTGTGGGCGCTGCTGTCCCGTGGGCgctgccatccctgtccccgCTCACGCATCATCTCTGCCCCCAGCTCATCATCAATGAGGCGGCCGCCCAGTTCTGCCTGCGGGACAACTCGCTGCTGCTGCGGCGCGTCGAGCTCTTCTCGCTGTCACGACAGGTCGCACGGGAGAGCACCTACCTGTCTTCACTCAAGGTCGCCAGGTGAGCCCAGACCTGGGAAATGCCCACCTCGTAGGTCTGGGGGGGTCTGGATGTCACACCCTGGGAGCTGCACCATGATCCAGCACCTCTGGATGGGGCCAGGACCCTGCGGCCCCCAGTTCCCCTTTGCCAGTGTGAATGGTTTCTGCCTGACCTCGGAGCGTGGGAGGTGGGGAGGATGGGAATGACGGGGATGCCAGGCGTGGGGGGGGGATGCCAGGCAGCAAAGGGATGCCGCTGGGGATGCCCCATCTCTTGCCTGCATCCCCAAAGCCCCCTGCCCACCGTGCCAGGGctgccttttccctttgctttccaGCTGCTTCCCTCTTTTTCCACCCCCAATTCCATGTGTGGCAGAACCCCAGCTTCTCTGGCAGCGCCCTGCCTGGTGGCTTGGCTCACAGCGTGGGGCTTTGCCGTGGCCACCCCCACAGGGCCTGACACAGCCCCTTTCCACCCCCAGGGCCCATCCCGAGGACGGCGGTGCCATTGTGGCTAAGCGGCTCAAGCAGGAGGTGGGTGCAGGTGCAGGAGAGCGTGTGCAGGTGTGCACACCTGTGAGCGTGGGTGTGACGGCACAAcgtgcccagggctgcccatGCCAGCCCGGGGTGATGGCCGTGGGTGTTCGGGGGTGGGTGGCGCAGGGGACCTGCTCACCTGTGTGCTCCTGGCAGGCGGGAGAGCAGAGCCGCCCtgagctcctggcactgcccgTGGGGCTGGAGCCCCCCGGGGCCGGGTACCGAGCCAGCTTGGAGGAGGATACGGGCAGCATCTCGGGGGAGAGCCTCGACGGCCACTTGCAGGGTGAGTGGGGGTCCCTCCTCTTCCCGGGGAGGCCGGTGGTGGCCGATCCCCGGCGCCTCGCGCTGACTGTCGCCCCTCTCTCGGCAGCGGCGGGGGCTTGTCCCCGACTGACCCCTCCGCCCGCTGCGGCCCCGGACGTGCCCCTCGGCCTCGCGCCCCACGGGCTCTGGAGCCGCCACATCCTCCAGCAGACGCTGATGGACGAGGGGCTGCGCCTGGCCCGGCTGGTCTCGCACGAGCGCGTGGGGCGGCTCAGCCCCTGTCTGCCGGGGAAACCCCCGGGACCAGGTGAgcccccgcggggccgggggggctctgccgtgggcaggggTCAGGGCGGCACCGCTGCTTTCTCCCGTGGAGTCCTGTCCTGACGCTATCTCCGTGTTCTCCCCCGCAGAGTTCGAGGACGGGCTGGCAGAACGGGGTCCTCCGGCCCCCCCAGACCCCCCTCGGGGCAGCATCAAGGTGGAGCAGGAGACCAGCAGGCAGTGAGGCCCCTGTAGCGCCCCCGCCACCATTAACGAAGCAATAACGTGCTGGGGGACGGGTGCGGCGGAGCTCCGGGCCCGGGGAGCTTTTGGGGGGGGAGGGTCTCAGCCACAGCCCCCCGGCCCCCTCCCGTCCCACACCGACGCTCTGGTTACCTCAGCCGCGGCGGGATGCGACTCCCCGCAGCAGCAATACCCTCATCCCGCCCGGCTCCGctcccccgccgcccgccggggcTGGGGAGCCCTCGATGGACTGGAGCCCCCTGTACAGCCCACCCCCCTTCGTCCTGACCATCCCCCCACCCCCGGCCCCGTCACCGAGCGGGGACAGACGCGTCGCACTGTGCGCTCCCACGTCAGCGCTGCCGCCCACGCCGGGCACACGGTCCCCCCCCCACCCGCAGCGCCCACGCACCAGCCGCCAGCCCCCTCCCCGCAGCACGTGCCAGCTCACTGTGCGCCCCCCACCACCCTGagacccctccccagccccgcaTCGGCTGTAAATACCCCCCCCGCACGCGCCCCCCCCGCCCGCACCCCCATACCTGCGTGTGCTTCAAGCATGGTCCCTGTGCCGGGGGGTGTCACACGTGCCGTGGGGTGTCACCTCCTCCCAGCACGACGCAGGCGGCGTTTGACGGGCACTGGGGAGGTGCtgtttttcccccccccccccgccccaaaaTCCTCGGggttcctcctccttcctcatccctAAAAGccgtgcccagccccggggTTCCCACCCCCCCGTTAGGACTGTGTGGTGTCTTTTTAGAGCATTAGCGACTCTTCCTTTGTACCGTGTACAGtagattatttattttgttattttggaataaaactttattttatggCTTATCTTCCtgccccctgctccagcccggTGGGGAACAGctcaaaaccccaaagcaaGCGCTGACTGCGGGGGTGCACGGGGACCGTGTTCCCCTCCACGGGGGTCCCGGTGTTCCCCCCGCCGGGCACCGGGCTGGCACCTCCGCCCCGGCGCCGTTCGCGCTGCCGCCTCCCGCCCCCGCGGTGACTCATCCCGGCGGCGTGGGCTGGGGGCACCGCGTGCGGCTGCCGGTGCCCCCCACGCAGGACGGGgcccctgcaccccctcaccCGCGGACCCCCGgcagcggcgggggcgggcAGCAATGCACGGAGGAAGGGGGGGGGGCGGGGGTtaccccaaatccccccaacCCCgcctttcccagctggagtTTTCCACCCCTTGCAGGAGTCGTATCAAGTCCATGAACCCAGGCAAGGCTGGGAGGAATTGGGGAGGGGTCCCAGTCCGTTGCCGCTCCCCCCAGTAGCCCCCTCATGCGTGTCTTGGCCGGATGCTGTCATCCCACCGTGCCTCCTGGCCCACGCCCcaggaggccaggctggaatTGGGGTACCCGCTGGGCTGCGGGAGAGGCGCGAAGGTGGGCATCAGGGGCACCTCTTGTAGGAGCTGGTCCAAATCCGAGGCTGATGACTGCTCCATGCTGGGCGAcatcctggggacagaggcagcGGGGTGACCGGGGGGACTGGGAGGGGCTTCCCCCTGCTGACCTCTCCCCGTGCTTACCACCGCGGGGAGCTCTGCAGCGACGCATCCTCCACGGCCGGGAACGGGGGAAGCTCGGGCATCTCCTCGTCCTGCGGCTCCGCAGAGGGACCCGCGGGCAGCAGCTGCGAGACTTCCCCAGACATGTACTGGTTGGGCATGAAGGGTCTGGGAGGGACAAAGAATGGTGTAGACCCTGTCCTCCAGGGCACTCACCAGCCCCAAGGTATTGGGGGGTTACTGCTTGGTTTGTGGGGGGCTGGTGCAGGGCTCCTCCTTCTGGGAGCACTGGTCAGCTGGGGATGGCCactccagctcagccagcccggggctgggggggaaaGGGGTGCAGGGCAGGGTGCCCCCCTTTCACCTGTGTGCCAGGTCTTACCCAGGGGGCCTGAAGGCAGGGTCCTGGCAGTGGGACAGCGAGGGAGGCGAGAGCATCTGTgatgggctgtggggagcaggagcactCAGAGAGGGAGGAACAGCCCCAAACCTGTTGGGGTGTGGAGGGGTGTCCACCGTGccccccaccctgccccacTCCTACCTGTGGAAGGGGGAGGTGAGCCTCTCAGGGACCATCATCATGTTGCTCTCAACTGCGGGGTAGCCCGTGGGCATGGGCTGGGGGCAGAACGGAGTGGTGGGGCTgcagtgcacacacagagaggtTTAGATTGAGGGGGGGCTCGGCCACAGCCCCCACCCCATGCCCCACAGCAGGGCACTCACCAGACGGggggcagcagtggctgcaggctCTCAGGGCGCAGCTCGTGCTGCAGCATGGGCAGGTTGAACATTGATGTCTGGGGGGCCTCAGGGGGGGCTCCCATGGTGCTTGGAGGCTGCTGGTCTCTGCAAAAGCACATGGTCTCcatcagcactgccaagtccaggCTCTGAAGGGGGCCTTGTACCCGTGGGTGCTCAGGGGCAGGTGGGGAAGGGCACAGACGTGCCCCAGTGCAGCTTGGGGGCCCACAGGGGGCTCTTtgctctccagcacagctccgtCCTTCCCAGTCAGGGGTTTCCCTGCCCAGGGGGATGCTCAGGCTGGCCGGGGGTCTGTGCAAACCCTGGCCCATGTGCACACGCCTCCAGCACAGACATGGCCTCGCACCCACCTTTCACTTTCCACAGTCATCTTGATGGCAGCGGAGACGTAACCCCGGCCGTCCTTGCCTGTCTGCTCTTCTGCTCAGGGAGGAGAAGCACTCATGAGCCGTCACCCCCACTGTGCCCTGCCCACCatctctgccagccccagctgcccctgcaAGCCCTGGGGCCACCTGGGTCAGACCCATGATCCCCCCTGCAGCATtgctggggcacagaggggcagCCCAGGGCCCgtcccagccctccccactCACTGTTGTAGTGACTCCCAAACGCCTGGTCCTTGGGGGTGTTGGGGTAGAGGTTACGGAGCTGCACCAGGTCCCGGATCCGGTCGCCGAGGGAGCGGATGGACAGGTCCTTGGCAGAAAAGGGCTGGATGTTTTCCACCTGGCTGGAGCCTGAGTGAGGGGAAACACGTCAGTGGATTCCAGTGCTGGTTCCCCTAacagcccacagctgctggcagtgaggaTTCCCCCTGCACTGCACAGCCTCACCGTCCTTGCCCCACATGACGTAAGCGATGGTGACGCCCCCGATCTCGGAGTCGCTGAAGCGGAGCAGGAAGGTCCCATCCGGCTGCATGCTCAGCAGTTTGCACACATACTGCTTGCTGATGAAGCCCATGATGAGCCTGGAGGACAGGTGGACAGGTGGGGAACAGGGATCAGGACTACCCAGGGCGGTAGGGTGGGATCAGGACCCCCAAAGCCCAGCGCCAGGGCACCCACCTGTCTGACCAGTAACTTTTGAGGCATCTCTTGGTGAGGTCTAGGACTCCATCAAACCACTGCCAGAAGGTGAATCCCCGTCCAGGGAGGATCTCCTGAGGCAGAGAAAGGCCATGAGGTTCCCCATGGCCATGGCCACACTggcccctgcccaccctggccAGCCCTCCCAGTCACCTTGTTGAACTGGGCCCAGGAGACGTGGCGGTTCTGGAAGTCCTCGGGGCTGGCGCTGTGGTCATTGAAGATCTTCTGGGCCAGGAAGAAGTAATGCTCCTTGAGAAGCCCCTTGGTGGTCTGCACTTCTGCCATGAACTTCAGGTTCAGGGTGTCACACATCTTTTCCCAGGGCACTCGCTCGGCCACCACGAAGGGCACCCGCTCCTGTGGCCGGGCAGGGGGTCATCAGGATGGGACACTCACCATGTCCCACCCCTGGGCTCCCACTCCCACCTGCACTGTTTCCCCCAcctccagagcccagccagccccaggttccagctccctccctccagcctgtgGCACTCACAATGTCGGAGAAGGCGTTATCCCACAGCACAGTGGCTTTGGCATTGTTGTCCTGGTTCCCATGGACGATGACAACGATGGGCAGAGACAGGACCTGGGGGCAGAGAGTGGCCCTGAGCCAAGTGTGGTGTTGCCCTGGGACTGTCCCAGTGCAGCACGGGTGTCCCCCAGGGGAAGGCTCAGCACAcccagccccatcccatggGAGAGGAGCTGGTACCTGGAGGTGGATGGAGATGTTGCTGGGGGTCAGGGTGACGTTAGTGCTGAACAGGACAGCGCATTTCTCCTCTGTCACTGACTCAGAGCCCTTCCGCTCACAGCGCTTGATCTTCTTCAGCAGCTGGGGATGGAGAGCTGAGCATCCCTGCCTCGGGACCCCCAAAAACCTGACAGAGCCCCCCAGCACaggcccccagcccctcactggTGGCACTTACCACGTTCTTGAAGTTGGCACAGCAGGTCCCGCTGGTGGGGTTGGTCTCCAAGGCCACCGTGTTGTGCAAGATCTCCCCCGTGCTCTCACTGGGTGGAGGAGAGGGTCAGGGTGGAAACAGCAGTGGAGAAACCCCACTGGTCCCGCACTCACTGCTCACCTGAGGGTGTTGCTGTAGttgctgagctccagctcccGTGCCTGCTTCTCTGTCACCATGTCAGCCCTCACCATGTAGGGCTTGGgtgctgccttcagcagctgtgGGCCCAGCAGGAACCGGATGCTTGCCTGGAACTTGGTCTGGGTCTTCAGCACCTGTGGGGGCTGCTTCTCCAccaggaaggagctgagggaCAAAGGGACACCACAGCACTTGGCACAAtgccctgccagctctgccaccagcccCTGCAGACCCATCTCAACCCCTGGCCACCACAGTTACCTCTTGACCAGGCTGGACAACACCTCGTTGAGGCGCTCCAGGAGCcggggcagcagctcagcccccagctctgtgctcgCCGCcatcacctgctgctgcagctggaagtaAACCTCGACTAGGCTCTCGCACCTGGGGGAAGGAGGACCCTCAGTACTGCACCCTCACTCACCCAGAGCCCCTTGGGCcggcaggagaagcaggaggctGCCCAGAGTCCCCCAGTCCTGCCTTGTGCCA from Sylvia atricapilla isolate bSylAtr1 chromosome 29, bSylAtr1.pri, whole genome shotgun sequence harbors:
- the NAB2 gene encoding NGFI-A-binding protein 2 isoform X2, translated to MALPRTLGELQLYRVLQRANLLGYYETFIQQGGDDVQQLCEAGEEEFLEIMALVGMATKPLHVRRLQKALREWASNPGLFSQPVSAVPVSSIPLFKLSETGGRKALSNGHASPGEAAGKGSGSAGTPPARSPTEPGEKLSPSAAPPWPGRSTPESEGGGDEEPGVPPFSPGGSSGEQAVGTELEPELARTVVESVERLLQSCPRGGEAELRALMKLNKKLAKAVGHIFQLEDGDRQKEEEIRRHSAIYGRGEARRREGKQLTLHELIINEAAAQFCLRDNSLLLRRVELFSLSRQVARESTYLSSLKVARAHPEDGGAIVAKRLKQEAGEQSRPELLALPVGLEPPGAGYRASLEEDTGSISGESLDGHLQEFEDGLAERGPPAPPDPPRGSIKVEQETSRQ
- the NAB2 gene encoding NGFI-A-binding protein 2 isoform X1, with the protein product MALPRTLGELQLYRVLQRANLLGYYETFIQQGGDDVQQLCEAGEEEFLEIMALVGMATKPLHVRRLQKALREWASNPGLFSQPVSAVPVSSIPLFKLSETGGRKALSNGHASPGEAAGKGSGSAGTPPARSPTEPGEKLSPSAAPPWPGRSTPESEGGGDEEPGVPPFSPGGSSGEQAVGTELEPELARTVVESVERLLQSCPRGGEAELRALMKLNKKLAKAVGHIFQLEDGDRQKEEEIRRHSAIYGRGEARRREGKQLTLHELIINEAAAQFCLRDNSLLLRRVELFSLSRQVARESTYLSSLKVARAHPEDGGAIVAKRLKQEAGEQSRPELLALPVGLEPPGAGYRASLEEDTGSISGESLDGHLQAAGACPRLTPPPAAAPDVPLGLAPHGLWSRHILQQTLMDEGLRLARLVSHERVGRLSPCLPGKPPGPEFEDGLAERGPPAPPDPPRGSIKVEQETSRQ
- the STAT6 gene encoding signal transducer and activator of transcription 6 — protein: MSLWNLVSHMPPEEFSSLSTEFPRSLRCLLAEWLENQPWEFINGSDAFCSSVANGMLSAMLEKLRSAAGSEGQQCQILQQVNSIENTFRRDPLRLVAVIRAILEGEKAAVLKRDHHLPLSFHRRQEELKFSLGLQRLQHRVREIKALQEEGPGRDGAVQSPVAPRELPTLILEAVKELEAAKQQVLKRIQIWKRQQQLAGNGAIFEENLAPLQKRCESLVEVYFQLQQQVMAASTELGAELLPRLLERLNEVLSSLVKSSFLVEKQPPQVLKTQTKFQASIRFLLGPQLLKAAPKPYMVRADMVTEKQARELELSNYSNTLSESTGEILHNTVALETNPTSGTCCANFKNVLLKKIKRCERKGSESVTEEKCAVLFSTNVTLTPSNISIHLQVLSLPIVVIVHGNQDNNAKATVLWDNAFSDIERVPFVVAERVPWEKMCDTLNLKFMAEVQTTKGLLKEHYFFLAQKIFNDHSASPEDFQNRHVSWAQFNKEILPGRGFTFWQWFDGVLDLTKRCLKSYWSDRLIMGFISKQYVCKLLSMQPDGTFLLRFSDSEIGGVTIAYVMWGKDGSSQVENIQPFSAKDLSIRSLGDRIRDLVQLRNLYPNTPKDQAFGSHYNKEQTGKDGRGYVSAAIKMTVESERDQQPPSTMGAPPEAPQTSMFNLPMLQHELRPESLQPLLPPVCPTTPFCPQPMPTGYPAVESNMMMVPERLTSPFHSPSQMLSPPSLSHCQDPAFRPPGPFMPNQYMSGEVSQLLPAGPSAEPQDEEMPELPPFPAVEDASLQSSPRWMSPSMEQSSASDLDQLLQEVPLMPTFAPLPQPSGYPNSSLASWGVGQEARWDDSIRPRHA